In the Ricinus communis isolate WT05 ecotype wild-type chromosome 3, ASM1957865v1, whole genome shotgun sequence genome, GATGAGTATGGATGTCTCTTTATGATTTTTGCAAAGTTAATTCTCAGTTGctatttaagggtattttagagctctaatgatatatttctatatataaaatggtaaaaatatgtgtttttacctCATTTAAGCTTTAATTATCTATGTTcaggaatattagcaaaaagagaaaaatatggagctaaaagaagTTTAATGGGATATGTTTGTGTCAAGGCCTAAGATTAAGACGCATGGACTGCTAATTACAAAGGCCCAAatgatattttagtcattttgtataattattaggatttatattaatagttatttatGGATAGTATTTAGTGGAGATTAAGATATTttaagtcttatctattagatagacttatattagtatatttatctctagagagatttatttagaggactctcttctatataaatctctacAAAACCTTATTCAAAAGAgaaggaagaggaagaaaggaaaaatgagGAGAGTTTTCTCTTACATGCTATCTACACTTGCCACCATTATTttctccataattctctacattttttgataaacatatagtttagttttcattactctttttaggatctaaggagcttttcaatAAGTGGAGACTGGGGATCAATTTTCTTCCTATTTGAAGAAATTCTAGATCTAAAAAGAACTtttgactttattattttttgtctttctatttaataccatgaccattgggttaaatatttTAGGCTAGTTTCCATAAgtgtttaatttagtttttctactttttgtatgaaccttgttatttatttatttaatgaatgatttctttaccttcatatctttattagtttcagttattattgttagttaaccatcatattaatttagcaatagtaattgttataaaaaaatttagatttaaaagtattaaaaacatcatctttactttaatctatgttagtatgagaaacctaggttgcatcattagcttgagtgacttaggaaaaaagacacatcactatctcattcattagatctaggcttaagtaaaataaggatattactaattaaatggCTAGATTCAATACTatctttagcatatagttttagattataagcatttgcatttgcattgcatatttatttattgtttagttactttactttatgaatatttcCCTCTCAACatactgatttagagtgtttagatttacttttattgttttgtgttaataattagtctttatagtAAGTTTcctcatagttccttgagagatcaacctcgtggtgaacttccccttactataggaatggttcgtgcacttgcgagtactaaaaaagacacatcatATACTAAAAGGTTTTTTCgtcaaaatttctattaaacaaTCATTAACtagatttagttttatattattctttttattcttagtttaatatataaattgctatctatattttatttattgcactAAAATTCTCATACATTTGAAATTCAatgcaattaaaaaagaaattgataaaaaatataatttgatcctcataatttttattaaagttaCATTTCTAGtataatagatttaattaacaatattatttattttattttgataatttaaaggTAAAtggtataaatttttaatattttactaaatataagtgcttttacaatatttaagttttactaagattaatatatactaaaaattagagcaaataaaaagtttaatgaCTATGttgaaaattttttagattaaatactattaCCTCATGtgatttgatttaatatatgaaCCAGTCTCTGCCAAAACACCAGTGGCCACTCCAAGTTCTTTCATACCCTCAGCTCAGGGAAAAAACCTAACTGCTGCTGTTTCGAGAGAGGCGACTTCTTTTTCACTTCATTCACGGGAGACCTACAAAATCTGCACATTTCTATAAGTCGTGGTCACATGTCTTACGAACATTCAACCATCAAGAGTGAAGGTCACACGAATGCTTCTTCGGCTTACAATTTCGAGTCAACAACCGTAACTCGAGCACTTAGCCCTAGCTCTTGCTCTTTCCTTCCATGTTAATCGAAGTACTaaactagtaatttaatattataatttgatcattgaacttattatcaagtatcaaattcgtctaaaattaattttattattaaattcaaataaaatcttatttttaacataagttagttttaatatctaactaaaataatgaatttaatattctttttcttgctctaatttttcatttttaatacaatttaattcaaataaatttaaatattctaaaagtatttatatttacaataatatttttaaattactatatactttaattttagttacgaatataaaattaaacatttctagttataaaaaatattctattgttattttattatatattataattaaactgtataaaaattaaaaattaaatcaactAATAATGTCAATACGagtaaaattttgatttctaatagtctaattttattgtctaataaaaatgataacttttaactatttgttttatttaaaattttaaaattaaattacatagtAAGTagagaatattttattattttacatagtaagaaaaaaatattaaatttattattttaattagacactaaaactaatttgtgctaaaaataaaattttactctaatttgataataaaattaattttggatgaggttgatatttgataataaatttaaggacCCAATTATACTCTTAAATTACCAGTTTAGTCATTCGTCTAACACGAAAGGAGAtagtaattagttttattacaatttaagggggttttaatgtaatataaaATGCAGGGACTGAGTCATATATTAGACCAAATCTCAGAAGATAAATAATACTTAAccctatttttttatcaatttagtattttaaccATCTTGATTTTGGATGAAAgagataataattagtttattaaaagataagaaGTTTCCggtgtaataaataaattataagagcaatttataaattaccaaaaaaTTAGAGAGTAAATAGTATATAACTAAATCTAGTTAACAACTATCTAacagattaaaaattataatttttaaacgTTAGGAGATAACTGAAAATGAAGATAAAGCATAATAACTAAagaaagttttaaaataattaataattcgaaaatacataataatcAAAGATACTTAACAGCACCAGAAAAtgttaaattactaaaatacttCAAGGAAATAAGgtttacataaaataaaaaaaatttaagatattagAAATAGTTTGTAGTATAAAAATTAGGAAATTGCTAGagtatattattatctaaaaagGATATAGTTTTATGGTATTATTGGTTTGGTTCAGCTTAACTGGCTTTTTATTCTCTCAGATACTCTTGCAAGCGAAACCCCATAATATAGCCCTACAAAACCACGTAAACAAACACCTACCAAAACATGCTAAATTtacaaacatatataataaaagataaataccGTTCGTGGTGGTGGTGGCTATCACATATGGCAAGGGCTAAACTCTTAGCATCAGACAGGGGTGACAGGAGAAGTTGGTTAAGAACAATAAAGTCAACATCCCCCTTAAAAGATTGTTTATGTCCAAACACAGTAGTAGCACCGCCTTCCTTTACCCTATCAAGAGCGCTCCACCATCAATGGCAAATATCCCTACAAACGCCACCGGAACCACAAAGAAGAAGGCAAAAAGGTTAGAAGAAGGAGATGAGGATGGTAGAGCCACCGTCAGCGGTTCAAACTGTTGGTGGCAGCCCTAGAGCAGAAAACTAATGGATaggtttttaaaatatatatatatatatatatatatgtagagagagagagagagaatttttatgttaaacatTTTCATTTGAgtgagtttttctttcttcatattttggctttaaagataaattagttttttcttcATACTTTCTTGTCATTATTCAAGAAGGTAAGGTAGGCTCCATTTGCGAATGTCAAAAATTTCACCAACGAATCAAAAGCTTTATTTGATGATACTATCAGATTTATgctcaaataataataataataataataataataataataataattattattattattattaaggaaAAGTTAATTGTtcaattatgttttaattatatctaGTTTGATAGATTGACTGTATTAAGGACTAACATGAGATGTCATTTGTATAACCTTAactactaaatttaaaattaatagttgaatttattatctaagaaataattatttattttctagaataataaaagtgcaacaattacaaattaaactttaaaaaaaagacaagtgattttatctaataataagtttttgtacgtgtttttttattgatatataaaaatataaaattttactattagttaagatatatatatatatatataataccaTTAAACGAAACTCACATTGCACTGATATAATacaaacatattaaaattaaactttgtCATATTAATACTGCAAAGTTAGGATTAATGCCACATCAGATGTTATACCTACGACATAAGCCTAAGGGTGAGATATAGgagaaaaaaatggctaacAACTTCAACTTTAATCTACAcacttttttttatgaatagaAGTTGCTTATGTAGCAAAAAGTATTGCAACTTTCATGAGCAATCACCATGCTTTTTACATGAATTTTCAGGGATTACCATACTTCAGCTAACAAGTAACGTACAAACATCATTGCAAGTAAATTACTTTGCTTACACAATTAAACAAGGACCACGCTTTCCAGCAAAAGAACCGCCTATGTGAACGAATCATGTTCATATGGGTCTATATGATCCTCAagcttcttccttttttttagttatttttatttttaaaactacttAAGTCATCAATTACATGAAATAGCAAATGAGAAATgatcaaaaaatttatcatacGTATACAGTtgtatagaaaaaaaaatattaagaaaaggaaaaagaattattagtctctaatttaaaaagacaaaacagaataaaaatcaaagtaTTGTAGTTAATACCTAATGTATATGATACAATTTAGAAGGTTTAAGGTTATCAGTAACATTAAAATACTTCAATGTCTGAATCCACTTCTCTTGATTCTTCAACAGATGAACAGCAATAGTGTCTGGCCAGAGCTCATGTGTGCAAGTTGTAGGTGGCTCAGGAAAGTTGTACATGGACCATTTAGCATTATATCTGTTCTTTGCTCTATGCCCTTCTCTAATCCATTCCCCAAAAGTTTTATCCTCTGGGCCTTCCAAATGATTCTTGGGTATTTCAGATTCTCTGATCCACTCCACAATATCCCAAGAAACCATATACCCCATTCCAGACATGTAATGCACAAAAGGGTCCATGCTAGGACATGGAATCACATAGCCATAATATAAATCTTCTCTAGGCAATGGCTTCAGTGACTCCACTAAATTATCTAATCTAAAATAGGTATCATCATCAGCTTTCATTACATAATGATATGGAGGGGAATTAGGGTTACTGGTGTCGTTGAACATTTCTGGCAAGCTCGAAAAGTAAGTGTAGGTCTTACCCTTGTTCATATTCTCCTTGCAGTTGAGTATGATAATGTCATCGTAACGCATTATCTCAAGTGCAACAAGTACCTTCTGATCTTCTTTTGTCAGGTTGCAGAATACAAACTTCACATCAACCTGTGCGCCCACAGAAGATTGCGTACCGTATATAAGGCGCAAGAAATGGCGGCGGCTGTACTGATCCGGCAGCGTCAGGATGCCGATGAGTATGCGGATGCCGATGTCGCTTGAGGCAGCAGGGTTTGTAGCAAGAAAACTTGTGGAAGATGTGTTGGAGAAAGCACATCTGCCCAACTTCAGTAAGTTGTCGAACCGAACTTCATTGATGGAAGCTAAGACGCAGAGgaaaaagatgaagaagaaagaggTGAACATGAATCTTCGCCGGTCTGGCCTTGAAGCATTCATTGTTACTTAGTAGGTTTCTTGAATTACCCTTTTGGTGGTGACTGAAGAATGGTATGAAATAGGTGTAGCATGTGCATATGGAGAGATCTAggcttttaatatatatatatatatatagttatatttatattatatttccaAAATGTCTTTAGATGCAAAGCATACGTTGGCAATTTCTTGCTGTTTAGATTATCATTTTTGACTTTGGTTATTCTCTAAGGAAGCTCTAGTGGAGGAAAATATGTAACATGGGAGGAGGAATGTGTATTTACCATTATCTCCTTGGTATAGGGGGGGAAGTATTTTGGACAAATCAAGGAGTTTTAAGTCTTTTCAGTACGTATCATGCCTCCTACCTTTGATTAGGGCGTGTATTTCTAAGTTCTGTTATTTcgttttcaataaaaaataatatggaaTATAGCCTAAAGTTGAATGTATTTTGCCAATAAATGTCATTTTGGTCAACTTTTCGTAATTAGGTATTTTCGCAGGAAATATTTTTAGAGTCGACCTGAAGGTCTTTCGCAGATTTAAGTGTAGCTCACCATACTTGAAAACTAagcaaaattttgaaaaagagaaagcGCTTTTCTTGGGTACTTTCCGTGTAGGTAATTTTCCTACTCAATacatgatatatatggaatggttaaaacaatttaaaatagaaaatattttacttaatttgGATAAATCTATGTTTATAtcaaatcaatatatatatatttgttttaatttagtgtaagtaaattttttttaaaaatatgtgttgttctttcattaatttaatgtaaaatatttataatatatatatatatatattctatttacTCGACAATAATTGAGTACAGTACATTGCAACTAGGCAACACTTTTTCAgggaaaaataaaagctcTATTTTTGACCCTAGAAATTGGTTTGCATTTTCTAGATGATaaacaattaagaaaaattaaatggtGATTACTGATTAGTGAtccaagaaaattaatttgaaacttTAATTTTGTGATGCCTA is a window encoding:
- the LOC107262372 gene encoding beta-1,3-galactosyltransferase 6, which encodes MNASRPDRRRFMFTSFFFIFFLCVLASINEVRFDNLLKLGRCAFSNTSSTSFLATNPAASSDIGIRILIGILTLPDQYSRRHFLRLIYGTQSSVGAQVDVKFVFCNLTKEDQKVLVALEIMRYDDIIILNCKENMNKGKTYTYFSSLPEMFNDTSNPNSPPYHYVMKADDDTYFRLDNLVESLKPLPREDLYYGYVIPCPSMDPFVHYMSGMGYMVSWDIVEWIRESEIPKNHLEGPEDKTFGEWIREGHRAKNRYNAKWSMYNFPEPPTTCTHELWPDTIAVHLLKNQEKWIQTLKYFNVTDNLKPSKLYHIH